The genome window GGAAGATTGAAATATCTTGTTGAAATTGAAATAAAAAAGATTAGAAAACATAACTCTGAAAGAGTTGAATATTAATAGCCGGAGGTAAAACCTCCGGAGCATATTAGCAGATAGGAAACAACTCTGAAGGAGTTGAATAAAAATGATTTTGATATTGATTATTCAATCTTTTCAGGATTGGGACTGTTTTATCTCTTCCTAACCGGAGATTCAATCTCCGGCTATAAAGATTGAATCCTTTCAGGATTAGTTGGAAGATTGAAATATCTTGTTGAAATTGAAATAAAAAAGATTAGAAAACATAACTCTGAAAGAGTTGAATATTAATAGCCGGAGGTAAAACCTCCGGAGCATAATAGCAGACAGGAAACAACTCTGAAGGAGTTGAATAAAAATGATTTTGATAATGATTATTCAATCTTTTAAACACAGGAATAAATAATTTGAACACCGGTATTATTTTCGCCATCCTTGCTTATTTTCTCTGGGGCATCCTCCCTATCTTCTGGAAACTTCTCAAACATATTCCTGCTCATGAAATTCTCCTGCATCGGATGGTCTGGTCTTTTATCTTCGTGTTAACGATCCTTTTTTTCAGGAAAAACTGGTTCTGGTTAAAGAAAATAAAAGAAAATCCCAAACTGCTACTTACTTTCCTGCTGACCGCTTTCTTTCTTTCAACTAACTGGTTCACTTATATCTGGTCGATGAATAATAATTATGTGGTGGAAGCAAGTCTGGGCTATTTCATCAATCCTTTGATATCTGTTCTGCTCGGTGTTCTTGTCTTAAAAGAAAGATTACGGCTGTTTCAATGGTCAGCTATTCTTATTGCCTTGATCGGAGTTCTATTCTTAACTGTCAGGTATGGTTCCTTCCCCTGGATTGCCATGATCTTAGCATTCACTTTTGGCTTTTACGGATTATTGAAGAAAAGGACAAAACTTAACTCTTTAGAAGGATTTTCCCTGGAAACCGGATTTATGTCCATTCCGGCTTTGTTTTTTCTTTCAGTATTTGAATTAAAAGGAATAGGTTCGTTCGGTCATGGAAATATAATTTCCACCTTTCTTCTATTCTGTGCCGGGATCGTTACTGCTCTCCCTTTGATCCTCTTTGCTGCTGCTGCCAGACGAATCACCCTGACCAATCTCGGAATATTGCAGTACATTGCTCCCACTTTGCAGTTCCTGATCGGAATATTTATCTATCAGGAAGCATTTCCCACTGAGAGATTGATCGGTTTCTGTATTATCTGGTTTGCTCTGGTTGTTTATTCGATCGAGGGGATAGTCTTTAGACTCATTTTTAACACCACAAAAATATAACTTCTAATATCACAGGTAGATACAGATCGTAAAAATCTTTTTGGCACCACAGATTTGATTTATCGGATAAAGATTACAATTCAACAATTGATGGAGGGACAGCTACTCCTACAGCCTGGAAAACCTTTCCACAAGTTCCAAGCCTATTGCTATCCGCAAGCGGATAGTTTTATTAAGATGAAACCTGATCCGTAAAACAAGATGCTGATCTTGTCCATTTTAATTAAAATTCTATCTCCTTATTTTATTGGAAATTAGAAAGTGGTTTCATAGGAGATCGTCTTGGAATATGGAACAAGCATCTGCTGAATCCTCATCTACAGGATTGATCAAGGCAATAAGATGTATTTCAGGATTCAAATTCAATAACCACTTAAAAATCCAAACTTACCAATCCCGATGAATCGGGATCGTGAAATTTTCAAAACTACAGTTTCTCCTCATTCCCAAATTTTTTTTGGGAATGCAATTGTTGAAAAGTTTTACTTTAATTTTTTGTGGGAGAAAGTATTATTCGAAATGAAATTTCTTTATCAGTTGTGTTCCTCCCGAAAGCTTTCGGCAGAATTCGGGAACAAGAATGTGTCCCAATCGAAGATTGGTCTTTTTTCAAAACTTGTTTTTGAAGAAAAATTAGAATTTTAATCTGTGATTTTGATAAGTATTTGATTAAGTTTGACAGATACATCAATAATTTAATAAAAGTTTTATCGGAGAAGTAGATTTATGGAACGAGTTAAATATAATGAAGCAATTAAAAAAATTAAGAATCCGGCAAAAATAGCGATTGCTGTTGTCAAAGATAAAAATGGAAAAGCAAACCTGATCACGCTCGAATGGTATATGAGAACTTCCATCAAACCTCCAATGCTGGCAATTTCAATTGGTCATACCAGGTATTCTTATGAGTGCTTGCAAAATTTCCGCTATTTTAATCTCTGTTTCCCTTCCAGAGAAATGAATAATGAAACTCTATTGTGCGGTACAAAATCCGGAAGAGACACCGATAAATTGCAAGTTACAAAACTGGAATGGTTCAAAGGAAGATTAGCACAATTACCAATCATTAAAGATGCAGTTGCGAATTTTGAGTGTGAAGTAGTAACGCAGGTCAGAAGCGGAGATCATACCATCTTTGTGGGGGAAGTCAAACATTCCTGGGTAAATGAAGGAAAGGAAGTACTTTTATTTCAGGATTTGG of Candidatus Cloacimonadota bacterium contains these proteins:
- the rarD gene encoding EamA family transporter RarD translates to MNTGIIFAILAYFLWGILPIFWKLLKHIPAHEILLHRMVWSFIFVLTILFFRKNWFWLKKIKENPKLLLTFLLTAFFLSTNWFTYIWSMNNNYVVEASLGYFINPLISVLLGVLVLKERLRLFQWSAILIALIGVLFLTVRYGSFPWIAMILAFTFGFYGLLKKRTKLNSLEGFSLETGFMSIPALFFLSVFELKGIGSFGHGNIISTFLLFCAGIVTALPLILFAAAARRITLTNLGILQYIAPTLQFLIGIFIYQEAFPTERLIGFCIIWFALVVYSIEGIVFRLIFNTTKI
- a CDS encoding flavin reductase family protein codes for the protein MERVKYNEAIKKIKNPAKIAIAVVKDKNGKANLITLEWYMRTSIKPPMLAISIGHTRYSYECLQNFRYFNLCFPSREMNNETLLCGTKSGRDTDKLQVTKLEWFKGRLAQLPIIKDAVANFECEVVTQVRSGDHTIFVGEVKHSWVNEGKEVLLFQDLG